In one Agathobacter rectalis ATCC 33656 genomic region, the following are encoded:
- a CDS encoding SpoVA/SpoVAEb family sporulation membrane protein: protein MTTDQKEKRNDEYNKYVKRVTPTHCLSANMLKAFILGGIICTIGQLIVNTCTQYFGLSSDEASAWCSMILILISCVLTALNLYAPLANWGGAGALVPITGFANGVCSSSCEFQVEGQVFGIGCQIFRIAGPVILYGIFSSWVLGVIYLVVTGL, encoded by the coding sequence ATGACTACTGACCAAAAAGAAAAACGAAACGATGAATATAACAAATATGTAAAGCGCGTCACACCTACTCACTGCCTTTCTGCAAACATGCTAAAGGCATTTATACTCGGCGGCATCATATGCACTATCGGACAGCTCATAGTAAATACCTGCACACAATACTTTGGGTTAAGCAGCGACGAGGCTTCGGCCTGGTGCAGCATGATTTTGATTCTCATAAGCTGCGTACTGACAGCGCTAAACCTGTATGCACCACTCGCAAACTGGGGAGGCGCAGGCGCTCTCGTTCCTATAACAGGCTTTGCAAACGGAGTATGCTCGTCCTCATGTGAATTTCAGGTCGAAGGGCAGGTATTTGGCATAGGCTGTCAGATATTTAGGATTGCAGGTCCTGTGATACTGTACGGCATATTTTCAAGCTGGGTGCTTGGTGTGATATATCTTGTTGTAACGGGCTTGTGA
- a CDS encoding serine/threonine protein kinase: MLEIGSLVDGKYKILNEVGHGGMSIVYLAMNEKANKQWAIKEVRKDGVKDFEVVKQSLVAETDMLKKLNHPYLPDIVDVIEDDDRFLIVMDYIQGNSLSKAIEEYGALPQDDVIHWAKQLCDVLGYLHSQNPPIIYRDMKPANIMLKPDGNITLIDFGTAREFKEKNLADTTCLGTMGYAAPEQFGGMGQTDGRTDIYCLGATLYHLVTGKNPCEPPYEIRPIREINPSLSGGLERIILKCTQPNPANRYQNAAELMYALEHYDEIDDIYRKKQKRKLAAFITTSVITVILGATSIWGYVSAENKKSENYDNILKTAGTYEDYYNAIITDPTRTDAYLKLNDMLTSDFVLDKDEANILAKIQVGLDRKNSDGYSQTYDVLSDLKKKNPDGYQEVCYQYGESFLFYYDINVEKDRYANAAKWYKDAVQKYPVAQIYCDISDCLDLISQYGGAKVKQTEKMYDEYANLWKKVTELEKESEQFDSVDSKLQVWNEVDDIINNNISPLLEVTSKDDVIALLDDISDSSTKVDKSVIADDMKKLQDNIESTKQKINTVKEAEKE; the protein is encoded by the coding sequence ATGCTTGAGATTGGTTCTCTTGTTGATGGAAAATACAAGATACTGAATGAAGTGGGCCATGGTGGGATGAGTATCGTTTACCTGGCTATGAACGAAAAAGCAAATAAGCAGTGGGCTATTAAAGAGGTACGAAAAGACGGTGTAAAGGATTTTGAGGTTGTGAAGCAGAGTCTTGTGGCTGAGACAGACATGCTAAAAAAACTTAATCATCCTTATCTGCCGGATATTGTGGACGTCATAGAGGATGACGACAGATTCCTGATTGTCATGGATTACATACAGGGAAATTCACTTAGCAAGGCTATTGAAGAGTATGGCGCATTGCCTCAGGATGATGTGATTCATTGGGCTAAGCAGCTGTGCGATGTACTTGGATATCTGCATTCACAGAATCCACCTATCATATATCGTGACATGAAGCCTGCCAATATTATGCTTAAACCTGATGGCAATATCACTCTTATTGATTTTGGAACAGCAAGAGAGTTTAAAGAAAAAAATCTGGCTGATACGACATGTCTCGGAACTATGGGATATGCAGCTCCGGAGCAGTTTGGAGGAATGGGACAGACGGATGGCAGAACAGATATTTATTGTCTTGGTGCTACACTATATCATCTGGTTACAGGGAAAAACCCATGTGAGCCACCTTATGAAATCAGGCCAATCAGAGAGATAAACCCAAGCTTGTCAGGTGGACTTGAAAGAATCATTTTAAAGTGTACACAGCCTAATCCGGCTAACAGATATCAGAATGCGGCAGAGCTGATGTATGCTCTTGAGCACTATGATGAGATAGATGATATATATAGAAAAAAACAAAAAAGAAAGCTTGCAGCTTTTATCACTACATCGGTAATTACAGTGATTTTGGGAGCAACCTCTATATGGGGATATGTTTCAGCCGAGAATAAAAAAAGTGAAAACTATGATAACATTCTGAAAACGGCAGGTACTTATGAGGACTATTACAATGCGATAATTACAGACCCTACCAGGACAGATGCATATCTGAAGCTGAATGATATGCTTACAAGTGATTTTGTATTGGACAAGGATGAGGCAAACATACTTGCAAAGATACAGGTCGGACTGGATAGAAAAAACAGTGACGGATATTCGCAGACGTATGATGTGCTTTCGGATTTGAAAAAGAAAAATCCTGACGGGTATCAGGAGGTCTGCTATCAGTATGGTGAGAGCTTTCTTTTCTACTATGATATAAATGTGGAAAAGGACAGATATGCCAATGCCGCCAAGTGGTACAAGGATGCTGTGCAGAAATATCCTGTTGCACAGATATATTGTGATATTTCCGATTGTCTGGATCTCATAAGTCAGTATGGTGGAGCAAAGGTTAAGCAGACAGAGAAGATGTATGATGAGTATGCAAATCTTTGGAAAAAGGTTACAGAGCTGGAAAAGGAATCGGAACAGTTTGACAGTGTGGATTCAAAGCTTCAGGTGTGGAATGAAGTAGATGATATTATAAACAACAATATTTCTCCGCTTTTGGAGGTGACATCCAAGGATGATGTGATTGCACTTTTGGATGATATTTCAGACAGTTCGACTAAGGTTGACAAATCGGTTATTGCAGATGATATGAAGAAGCTTCAGGACAACATCGAGTCGACAAAGCAGAAGATAAACACGGTAAAGGAGGCTGAGAAAGAATGA
- a CDS encoding PP2C family protein-serine/threonine phosphatase: MDYEIAAQTDVGTVKKTNQDSIMMKRIFTNLGNMVFAVLCDGMGGLAKGELASATVIRAFDKWVNDDLQMICQNGPGYIEDSVIRAQWESIVANQNQKIKQYGAGQGVNLGTTVVALLVTDRRYYLMNVGDSRAYLVNDKLIQLTKDQTFVGREIELGHMTIEQAKTDPRRNVLLQCVGASEIVNPDMFFGDVQSGTEFLLCSDGFRHEITSDEIYQAIRPSFMTNRDVMNRQLRSLIELNMQRRERDNITAALIKVQ; encoded by the coding sequence ATGGATTACGAAATTGCAGCCCAGACAGATGTGGGAACAGTCAAGAAAACAAATCAGGACAGCATAATGATGAAACGTATTTTTACCAATCTTGGGAATATGGTTTTTGCAGTATTGTGTGATGGTATGGGAGGTCTTGCGAAGGGTGAGCTTGCCAGTGCTACGGTCATAAGAGCATTTGATAAGTGGGTCAACGATGATCTGCAGATGATTTGTCAGAATGGACCCGGATATATTGAGGATTCTGTAATCAGGGCACAGTGGGAGAGTATAGTAGCAAATCAGAATCAAAAAATCAAACAGTATGGAGCAGGTCAGGGCGTTAATCTTGGAACCACTGTAGTAGCGCTTCTTGTTACTGACAGGAGATACTATCTGATGAATGTCGGTGATTCAAGAGCATATCTTGTAAATGATAAGCTCATACAGCTTACTAAGGATCAGACATTTGTAGGTAGAGAGATAGAGCTGGGTCATATGACAATAGAGCAGGCTAAAACAGACCCGCGCAGAAATGTGCTTTTACAGTGTGTGGGTGCTTCTGAGATTGTTAATCCTGACATGTTTTTTGGAGATGTGCAAAGTGGTACGGAGTTTCTGCTTTGTTCGGATGGTTTCAGACATGAGATTACATCTGATGAGATTTATCAGGCAATCAGACCATCATTTATGACAAACAGGGATGTGATGAATAGGCAGCTTCGTTCTTTGATAGAACTCAACATGCAGCGTAGGGAGAGAGACAATATCACAGCAGCGCTGATTAAGGTACAGTAG
- a CDS encoding DUF6382 domain-containing protein has translation MSFTYENQGNNTYLVYKIGASDNVDTMSLGMITNNKIDGIVPTLFTQSDTDRFIKYNISAKVSAKEFLSGVVNKKRLLGVFISVLKAIKSTEEYMIDARSLLIDLEHIYVDVSKCDAMLVCLPLVRQNESVNIPMFFKQIMFSTQFDQNENCDYVAQIINYLNSTPVFSVDAFEKLLMDIDADNLNIAASKAVAGQQKPVQPQSQSQSQQPKPMQPAMNQLKNTQVQTNMPSQGKMQSQRETQSANNVVQPNQVNFAVPNMNPQNQNRINNNVQMGTNISGTYVETTSEKQMSMFGLLTHYSKENKQIYERQKAQRKAQKEAEKNGAAMPGQNVKASNTSFAIPGQPPQQRPQPAQAQPQNVMPQQPQQQFVQPQRQFTQSNQPQHQFAQPQPMPQAQQKPAQQVQPQPVQNQNANTGMTGNPSVPPQILENMTKAGNFGETTVLGVGSEAGETTVLGTSQAQIIKPYLLRIKNNERIELNKPVFRIGKERSYVDYFVSDNTAVSRSHANIINKDNEFYIVDTNSTNHTYVNGSMIQSNVETKIEHGTKIRLANEDFEFFMY, from the coding sequence ATGAGTTTTACATATGAAAATCAAGGAAACAATACTTATCTGGTATATAAAATAGGAGCTTCGGATAATGTGGATACAATGAGCCTTGGAATGATTACTAATAATAAGATAGATGGAATTGTTCCGACTCTGTTCACCCAGTCAGATACTGATAGATTTATTAAATATAATATTTCTGCAAAAGTGTCAGCAAAAGAGTTTTTATCAGGAGTTGTAAATAAGAAGAGATTACTAGGTGTGTTTATCAGCGTATTAAAGGCAATTAAATCAACAGAGGAATATATGATTGATGCGAGAAGCCTGTTGATTGATTTGGAACATATCTATGTTGATGTGTCAAAGTGTGATGCAATGCTGGTATGTCTTCCTTTGGTCAGACAGAATGAGTCTGTTAATATTCCTATGTTTTTTAAGCAGATAATGTTTAGTACACAGTTTGACCAAAATGAGAATTGCGATTATGTTGCACAGATTATTAATTATCTGAATAGTACACCTGTATTTTCTGTGGATGCTTTTGAAAAGCTCCTGATGGACATAGATGCTGATAATTTAAATATTGCAGCTTCAAAGGCTGTTGCTGGTCAGCAAAAACCGGTTCAACCACAGAGCCAGTCACAGAGTCAGCAGCCTAAACCTATGCAGCCTGCTATGAATCAGCTAAAGAATACACAGGTACAGACAAATATGCCATCTCAGGGGAAAATGCAATCACAGCGTGAAACACAATCTGCAAATAATGTGGTACAGCCTAATCAGGTGAATTTTGCAGTACCTAATATGAATCCACAAAACCAGAATAGAATTAATAATAATGTGCAGATGGGGACGAATATTTCAGGTACATATGTGGAAACAACCAGTGAGAAGCAGATGTCCATGTTTGGACTTTTGACACATTACAGTAAAGAAAATAAGCAGATTTACGAAAGACAAAAAGCCCAAAGAAAGGCTCAAAAGGAAGCAGAAAAAAACGGAGCAGCAATGCCTGGTCAAAATGTGAAGGCATCAAATACTTCATTCGCCATCCCAGGCCAGCCACCACAGCAGCGTCCACAGCCTGCACAGGCACAGCCACAAAATGTAATGCCACAGCAGCCTCAACAACAATTTGTACAGCCACAGCGACAGTTCACACAGTCAAATCAGCCACAGCATCAGTTTGCACAGCCGCAACCGATGCCACAGGCACAGCAAAAGCCGGCGCAACAGGTTCAGCCACAGCCGGTGCAGAATCAAAATGCAAATACAGGCATGACCGGAAATCCATCAGTTCCACCACAGATTTTGGAGAACATGACAAAGGCCGGTAATTTTGGAGAGACTACAGTGCTTGGAGTCGGTTCAGAGGCTGGAGAGACCACTGTTTTGGGAACATCACAGGCTCAGATTATTAAGCCTTATCTGCTTCGAATAAAGAATAATGAGAGAATAGAACTCAACAAGCCGGTATTTAGAATAGGAAAAGAAAGAAGCTATGTGGATTATTTTGTGAGTGACAATACAGCGGTCAGCAGAAGCCACGCAAATATCATTAACAAGGACAATGAGTTTTATATTGTTGATACCAATTCAACAAACCATACATATGTGAATGGTTCAATGATTCAGAGCAATGTGGAGACTAAAATCGAGCATGGAACGAAAATCAGACTGGCGAATGAGGATTTTGAATTTTTCATGTACTAA